The proteins below are encoded in one region of Halorarum halophilum:
- a CDS encoding bacterio-opsin activator domain-containing protein, which translates to MSDRDARQTLSSDEGGRPAGDRDSLLELLDEGVCRLDATGALVDFNDAFRSPIGYEREELLGESLSTVVAREDHSRLSAVLGWYDSPDAPDGVRFDAVQVRFEAEDGTRFQRELRLDAARPSAPGKTVAVVREPADDDDEAAATPDLSALLSELPALAYRCRDPEGAPTFVGDGCVDVTGYDPGMLESGAVKWREDVVHPADRDRVREAVHTGLSLEDEFDVEYRILTADGRTTRVRELGRTVRGPSGDPVAIDGLVVDVADRSRSDRALAAERDHLAALNSLNAIVRDITASAIGLSTREEIERLVPERLAASDAYESAWIGAVDVRRERVEVHAEAGVEGPLDDVELGAGGEADSEPTGRAVRTGEVQVVRGDDADRGDAARREGVDEDRSRATAAVPIRHEGTVYGVVNVATARDRAFGDEEREIVGHLGDLLGHAFAAIERKRALTNDEVVEVEFRLRDPFLTLGLPGGEGIIRFERAVPLGDGKFLEYGTASPGMVETLRAMPDGLEYVDEVAVDDAGDELVRFERRLSEPPLHCLMAAEGNRIEESVIDSRDYRIVVQLSPGTDVRGVVETVHEVHPDVEFVSQRQVPEPSSTPKRFRQSVLAELTQRQRSVVESAYYAGFFEWPREATGEEVAESLGVTAPTFHQHLRKAEATVFEKLLCEVALSE; encoded by the coding sequence ATGTCCGACCGAGACGCGCGCCAGACACTCAGCTCGGACGAGGGGGGGCGACCGGCCGGCGACCGCGATTCACTCCTGGAGCTGCTCGACGAGGGGGTCTGTCGGCTCGACGCCACGGGGGCGCTCGTCGACTTCAACGACGCCTTTCGCTCCCCCATCGGATACGAGCGCGAGGAACTGCTCGGCGAGTCCCTCTCGACGGTCGTCGCCAGGGAGGACCACTCGCGGCTCTCGGCCGTGCTCGGCTGGTACGACTCCCCCGACGCCCCCGACGGCGTCCGATTCGACGCCGTCCAGGTCCGGTTCGAGGCCGAGGACGGGACGCGGTTCCAGCGCGAACTCCGCCTCGACGCCGCCCGGCCGTCTGCCCCCGGGAAGACCGTCGCGGTCGTCCGCGAACCGGCCGACGACGACGACGAGGCCGCAGCGACCCCCGACCTGTCGGCGCTCCTCTCGGAACTGCCGGCGCTGGCCTACCGGTGCCGCGATCCAGAGGGCGCGCCCACGTTCGTCGGCGACGGCTGCGTCGACGTCACCGGCTACGACCCCGGGATGCTGGAGTCCGGCGCGGTCAAGTGGCGGGAGGACGTCGTCCACCCGGCGGATCGGGACCGCGTCCGGGAGGCGGTCCACACGGGGTTGTCCCTCGAGGACGAGTTCGACGTGGAGTACCGCATACTGACGGCGGACGGGCGCACGACCCGGGTCAGGGAACTGGGGCGGACGGTCCGGGGACCGTCGGGCGACCCGGTCGCCATCGACGGCCTCGTCGTCGACGTCGCCGACCGATCCAGGTCCGACCGGGCGCTCGCGGCCGAGCGCGACCATCTCGCCGCGCTCAACAGCCTCAATGCGATCGTCCGCGACATCACCGCGTCCGCGATCGGGCTGTCGACCCGCGAGGAGATCGAGCGACTCGTCCCCGAGCGACTGGCCGCCTCTGACGCCTACGAGTCCGCCTGGATCGGCGCGGTGGACGTCCGACGCGAACGCGTGGAGGTGCACGCCGAGGCGGGCGTCGAGGGGCCCCTCGACGACGTCGAACTGGGTGCGGGCGGCGAGGCGGATAGCGAGCCGACGGGGCGGGCGGTCCGCACCGGCGAGGTGCAGGTCGTCCGGGGCGACGACGCCGACCGGGGCGACGCGGCCCGGCGGGAGGGGGTTGACGAGGATCGCTCTCGCGCCACGGCGGCCGTCCCGATCCGTCACGAGGGGACCGTCTACGGCGTGGTGAACGTCGCCACGGCGCGCGACCGCGCCTTCGGCGACGAGGAGCGGGAGATCGTCGGCCACCTCGGCGACCTGCTCGGACACGCCTTCGCCGCCATCGAGCGGAAGCGCGCGCTGACGAACGACGAGGTCGTCGAGGTGGAGTTCAGACTCCGCGACCCGTTCCTCACGCTCGGCCTGCCGGGTGGCGAGGGGATCATCCGGTTCGAACGGGCGGTTCCGCTCGGCGACGGGAAGTTCCTCGAGTACGGGACGGCGTCCCCGGGGATGGTCGAGACGCTCCGGGCGATGCCCGACGGGCTCGAGTACGTCGACGAGGTTGCCGTCGACGACGCCGGGGACGAGCTGGTGCGGTTCGAGCGGCGCCTCTCGGAGCCGCCGTTGCACTGTCTCATGGCCGCCGAGGGGAACCGGATCGAGGAGTCCGTCATCGACAGCAGGGACTACCGGATCGTCGTCCAGCTCTCGCCCGGGACCGACGTCCGCGGGGTGGTCGAGACGGTCCACGAGGTGCACCCGGACGTCGAGTTCGTCTCGCAGCGGCAGGTCCCCGAGCCGTCCTCCACGCCCAAGCGGTTCAGGCAGTCCGTCCTCGCGGAACTCACCCAGCGCCAGCGTTCGGTCGTCGAGTCCGCCTACTACGCCGGCTTCTTCGAGTGGCCGCGCGAGGCGACGGGCGAGGAGGTCGCGGAGTCGCTCGGCGTCACCGCACCGACGTTCCACCAGCACCTCCGGAAGGCCGAGGCGACCGTGTTCGAGAAGCTCCTGTGCGAGGTGGCACTATCCGAGTAG
- the otsB gene encoding trehalose-phosphatase, translated as MPRNIEHGPPALRFRNPWPRLRDRISDAPGILLCLDFDGTLAPIVDDPEDATLHPGARPVLRRLVDDPTVEVAVVSGRSLADLRERADIDDVLYAGNHGLELGDDDGSTVDPKAASLRPAIERAVADLRERLADVPGTLVEDKGVTATVHYRRTPPERVDEVRTAVEVVGEPADDLRLTYGKSVIELRPDVPGGKDRAVRRLREDYPDFLPVFVGDDVTDEDAFRALPGRGIAVLVGDRDRTAASLRVGDPDGAIEFLRWLADVRVDASDGVDGS; from the coding sequence GTGCCGAGGAACATCGAACACGGCCCCCCGGCGCTGCGGTTCCGCAACCCGTGGCCGCGACTCCGCGACCGGATCTCGGACGCGCCGGGGATCCTGCTCTGTCTCGACTTCGACGGGACGCTCGCGCCCATCGTCGACGACCCGGAGGACGCGACCCTCCACCCCGGCGCCCGCCCGGTGCTCCGGCGCCTCGTCGACGACCCGACCGTCGAGGTCGCGGTGGTGAGCGGCCGCTCGCTCGCCGACCTCCGCGAGCGTGCCGATATCGACGACGTCCTCTACGCCGGAAACCACGGCCTCGAACTCGGCGACGACGACGGGTCGACCGTCGACCCGAAGGCGGCGTCGCTCCGTCCGGCGATCGAACGCGCCGTCGCGGACCTCCGGGAGCGGCTGGCGGACGTTCCGGGCACCCTGGTCGAGGACAAGGGGGTCACCGCGACCGTCCACTATCGCCGGACGCCGCCCGAGCGCGTCGACGAGGTCCGCACGGCCGTCGAGGTCGTCGGCGAACCCGCCGACGACCTCCGGCTCACGTACGGCAAGTCGGTGATCGAACTCCGCCCCGACGTCCCCGGCGGCAAGGACCGCGCGGTCCGTCGGCTCCGCGAGGACTACCCGGATTTCCTCCCGGTGTTCGTCGGCGACGACGTGACCGACGAGGACGCGTTCCGGGCACTCCCGGGGAGGGGGATCGCCGTCCTCGTCGGCGACCGCGACCGGACGGCCGCCTCGCTGCGCGTCGGCGACCCCGACGGCGCGATTGAGTTCCTCCGGTGGCTGGCCGACGTCCGCGTCGACGCGAGCGACGGCGTTGATGGGTCATAG